Part of the Natrarchaeobius halalkaliphilus genome is shown below.
GCTGTCGGGAATATGACTGCGCTCGAAACTGCGCTCGTCACGAATATCGACGATGCGAACGTCCGAATTCGCCTCGAGGAGTTCGTTGACCTCGTCGGGTGAAACTTCGCCGTCCATCACCACCGCTTTCGAACGCCGACAGGATAAGGACACGGATCGACGGCGACGAACGTTCCGACGCGATTGCGAGCGCCGTCAGCTCCGTCGGTTCCCGTCAACCGGACCGATCAAAACCGTCGAGACGGGTCTGGTCGCTCTCGGTGCCGTCGACACCCGCCACGTCCGCTGCGCGCTCTATGGCGGCGGCGAACGTCTCTTCCTGGCTGCGATCGTACAGCGTCGCCGCCGGGTGAACGCAGACCACTAGCCGTCGCGGCGTTCCGTCGATCCGGATCTCTTCGATCGCACCGGCCTCTTTCGTCACCGCAACCGATCGCTCGAGCAGGTGCTCGCTCGGGACCTTCCCCAACGTGATGATAACCGCCGGGTCGAGCCGGTCGATCTCGGACTCGAGATAGCCACGGCAGTTCTCGAGTTCGTCCGTCGTCGGATCCCTGTTGTCCGGCGGTCGACAGCGTACGCAGTTGGTGATGCGGACGGCGTCGCGATCGAGACCGACGATCCGAAGCTGGTCGTCGAGCACCGATCCGCTACGACCGACGAACGGCTCCCCCCGTTCGTCTTCGCGCGCTCCCGGTCCTTCACCGACGAACAGGACATCGGCGTCGGCCGGCCCGGTTCCGTTGACGATCCGGCTGCGAGAATCGACCAGCGCGGGACAACGCGTACACTCGGTCACGCGGAGGTCTTCCATCGAACCCATACTCGAGGGGTCAGGGGGCCGCCTACTACGTCTTTCGGGTCGAGGCTGGCGACGATCAGTCGGGTTCGGCGTACGCGTCGCCCGCTCGGGCGGCGAGGCGAGCGACGCGAATCGGTTCCGGCCGGCCGCCGGACGGCGTAAACGCGTCGACCACCTCGGCCGCTTCGTCTGCTCCGCAGCCGACGTGTCTGACGTACACCGTCTCGCCGTTGATCGACAGCGTCCGACGCTCGGGCAGTGAGCGATATATCTCGAGGCGATGCTCGAGATCGGTATCCGAGAACGCCTCGTCCAGACCGGACTCGAGACCGTCGCTCGCCTCGAAGGAGACGGTGATCACGGGTCGCTGAACGGTCGCCGCAATACGCGACGGCTCGAGCACGTTGTACCAGGCGGGGGCGATCGCACCGAGGAGAACGTACCGGACGTCCGGCCGATCGAGATCCTCGACCACCGAGACGACGGCCTCGGTCGCGTCGGTACCGCCGACGGTACACTGTCCGTACGTGAGCCCGTCGAGAACGCTGTCGGCGCGAACGACGGCCCCCGCCAGCGTACTCCGGGTTCGATCCGGACACCGGTCGCCGCGGTACGACTCGGCAATGCCGAGCGCCCGCACTCCGGATTTCATCAGGAGTCGTCGTCTTTGATCTCTTTTAGCCGGTCGAGTAACTCGTCACTCGATGCGCCGTTTTCGAACTCGAGCGTTCCGTCGTGACTGTTCTGATCGGATTTGACCGCGTCGTCTTCGTCAAAATCAGCATCGACGTCCTGTTGCTCGGATTCGTCGTAGCTCCCGAATCCCATACGGGTATTTCTACGTGCCACCCACTCAAAAATCCGTGGTAATTATTCCGACCCGAATTTCGCGTACAGAAGAACGTCGGCAACGCGTCGGACGAAACGGACAGTATCGTTTTTATCCTCGCCCGCGACTGGCCGAACATGGACGTCTATCACGTAACCGACGGTGCCGAGATATTCACCTGTAACGCGTTTCTTGCCATCGGAGATCAGACGACGCTCGTCGATGCGAGCTCGTGGGACGGCGTCGTCGACGAGATTCGCGAGCGGACCGACGACGTGGACGCCGTGGTAATGACCCATCAACACGGCGATCACGTCAGCCAACTCGAGGCCGTCGTGGACGCGTTCGATCCCGATGTCTACGCCTACGACGACCATCCGACGCGAACCCATTCGATCGACGACGGCGACACGGTACCGATCGGTGATGAAACGTTCGACGTGGTGTACACGCCCGGCCACGCCGACGATCACGTCTCGTTCGTCTCGGAACGCTCGCTGTTCTCCGGCGACGTCGTCGTCCACGACGACGGCGCGTTCGAGTACGGCAGTTTCGGACGAACGGATATGGCAGGTCAGTCCCGCGAGGAACTCATCGAAAGCATCGAGCGACTCAGAGAGCGTCTGCCCGAGGGAGTCGAGCACCTGTACGCGGGCCACGGTGGCGTCTTCCACGGCGACGTGCGCGACGTCGTCGAGACGGCACTCGAACGTGCAACGAACCGAGAGCCGAAGTATCCCGACGAGTGAGACGGTCACGCACGACAGACCGTATCAATCGTCGTCGCTCGTCACTACCGGTGATTCGTTCGCGACGTCTCTCGAGCGTTCGAACCAGTCGTCGATGTTTTCAGCGACGTAGTCTTTGCCGCCCCAGCCGAACGCGATGCCGATCGCCAGCGCAGCGGCGAGTCCGCCGCCGTAGGCCAACGCCTGTGCGAACGTATGGAGGATCGTCACGTCGACGCCCATCGTCTCGAGACCGATGACCAGGACGACGAAATAGAGCAATCCCTTCGTGACGCCGGCAAGGGCAGGTGAGACGCCAGAACCCCGTGCAATGGGAGACTGGCGGACTTGATCGGCGGCGTAGCTCGCCAGGTAGAACCCGAGGAACAGGACGATGAGGCCGACGACGATCGGCGGCACGTACGAGAGCAAGTCCTGGGCCCAGGTAGAGAAGAACCACGACGCCGACGCCGTATACCGAAACGCGACCCACTCGATCGCGACGAAAAACGCGACTATCACGACGTAGTACCTGGTGATCGTTGCAAACGTCCTCGAGACGGCCTTCTGATCGTCGGAAAACAGAGCATCGAAGGGCGTCCGTCGAACTTTTTCGTCGAGTTCGATCCGTCGACCCGTGCTGATCACGAGCGGCCGGACTCGGTTTCCGATAGCGACTCCGATCAGGACGATGGCGGCTGCGACGAGCAACAGCGGTACGAGTTCGACGAGATCGACGATACTCCGTTCGATCGATCGTCTGACGTCGCCGGCGAGCAAGGGCCGCACTACCGCTCACCCGGTACCGGCACACTCCACTCACTCAACGAACCAGTGTCGCTACGGAACATATCCATACTACAATACGGTAACTACCCATAATAAATTTACCTGTATAGGGCGTAGTGAATATATGAGTGGAGCCCGCAGGGAGATCACGCGATCATACAGACCGCGCGAAGTTCCTCGAGTGATCGAATGGAACACTCCTCGAATCTCGAGTCGTGGATCCCCCTCTCGAACTGGAGTGACGGTTCACCGGTAAGTACAGGGCGTATACGTATCGCTGGGAATAGTCGATTTATATAAACTAATAATAAATTCTTGAGTACCAGGAATAGGTATGTGCTCGCCACATATTTATCCGTCAAATAAGCGTAAATAACTATCACATGAGTTCCCACTCAAATGGACCAACTACGTACGGATTCGGCGGCAGTTTAAATTGGCTACTCGGCAGTGCAGTAGGCGGCATCATCGGTTCGATCCTCTTCGGTGCGGTGCTATGGATTGTTGATCCAGCGATTGTCACCGAGACCATCCCAGCCATCTATGGTATAGATCCCGGTACAGTCGGATTGGTGTTTCATTTGATACATGGGACCGTCCTCGGTATCATTTTTGGATTTATTGTCAGTCGTAATCCAATCTTCAGCACCATTACCGCAGACGCCACAACCGGCTTATTCGCTGGTAGGGGGCTGACCACACGATTCGCCCTTGCTGGACTCGTCTATGGACTCGCTGTTTGGGCGTTCCTGCCGATAATCGTTCAATCGATTTGGATCGCCTTCACTGGAATTGTCGACCCTGGCTTTCCGTTTGCCGCATTTGAGAGTCTCATCGGTCATCTGCTCTATGGTCTTCTCCTCGGTGCACTTTTCGCGGTTTTCGTCGAGACCGCTCCAGAAGCAGAAGAGACTGAATCTCCGTTCGATGAAACTTCAGATTCCGACTAAATATGCTGAATTACTGCATAGTCTCGCACAAATCCGGAACCGTTCCCCGGAGGGAGTCGATTATGCCGCGCGGGCTTCCTTGGCTTTGGGACGGAGGTTCCCGTAGCCACACTTGCGGCAGTTGTCTGCGTCTTTCGGGTTGCGGGCGTTACAGCGCATGCAGATCATCTTCTCGAGCGTTCGTTTTTCGGCAGCGTCGAAGGTCGGCATGTCGCTCAGTTAGGTTGACGTGCATTTAACCGCTGTGGTCTGTGCGCCGTCGCGCGAACCCGGCGTTCGTCGAACGCTACTCCTCGTCGGCCAGGTACTCCTCCTGAACGGCGACGACCTCGCTCGAGTCAGTACACTCGCTGTAGCGTCGCAGGGGTTCTTCGTTGAGCGTCAGGAACGTCTCACCCCAACGAAACGGCTCGAGGATCGACTCGGCGTGTTCGAGTTCGTCGAAGATACAGAGCGCGCCCGCGAGCGCCTCGACGGTCGTCAGCCGAAACGGTCGCCCGTAGTTGACCGGGTTCGCGGCGACGAGGAACGGGAGCGCTCGATGGACGCCGTTCATCCGAAACGAGGCCGCCTCGGCGGACTCCCAGGAGCAGTCGAGTGCCACCAGCGTGTCGAGCCCGGCCTCGCGGTCGGCTGGCGACAGCGCCCGCTCGGCGTGCGGATTGAGGACGACCCCGTACGGAACCTGCCCCATCGTCCGGTAGAGAATCGCCTCGTCGAACTTCTCCATGCGACGGGCGGTACACTTCTCGGGATCGTCGTCACCCTCGTAGTAGACGTGACACTCCACGCGAGTTCGTAGGCGGAGCCGAAAGAAAAACGCCGCGGACCGTCCGCGCTACTCCTCGTGGATCGTCTCGCCGCGGTTGAGGCGTGCGGCGATCGTAAACGTCTGTTCGGCCTCGCGACGCGTCGGGAAGTGTGCCGCCATGTATCGAGCCGTCGCGATCAGTGGAACCCGCTTGCGGTGCTCGAGATCGACGCTGGCGCCGTCGTCCAGCTCGTCTTCGCGTGTCCGTACGAGATCGAACTGTCGGAACGCCGCCTCGAGGTTCTGGAGCGTGTGAAAGCCGGCGTCCTCCCGGAGAAGTCCGTGGCCGAGCGTTCGTTTCAGTGCCTCCGGATCGCCGTCGCAGTCGAAATACTCGGAGACCAGCCGACCAGCGTCGTTTACGTTCCCGTCGACGTCGAACGTCTCGAGTAAGTCCTCGAGGATCTCGTCGGAATCGCGGCCGGTTTCGTTGTCCCCCGGTTCGGGGATCGGGGCGGGCGGGGTGTTGAGGAACCGATCGAGATAGACGTTGAGGACCGCGTCGAAGACGCCGCGGTAGAGTTCGACCGCGTCGGTCCGACGCGTGGCCTGCTGGACCGCGTTGGCGTAGGTGAACGTGTGGTGGACGGTGTTCCAGTCGCTGAACTCGTTTGCGGTCCCGAACTGGGCGACCCGTGTGGCTGCGGCGTGGCTGACCTCGATCGCAAGCTCCTCGGTGGTCGCTCCCGCCGCGATCGCGGCCGCGAGCGCGTCGACGACGGCTTCGGGGTCGTCACCGAGCAGCGTCGCCTGGAAATCAGCGGGTGGGGACCACGACCGCCCCGTCCCTTCGCTCACCAGCTCCGAGAGACCCCTCGTAGCGGAGATCTCGCCGCCGTAGACCTCCTCGAGCAGCGAAACGAGATCGACCGGTCGACGCCAGGACGAGCGCTCGTCGCTTCGGTCCGCGGTCACCAGCGGCTCGACGAGACTCGCGAGCGCGGCGGCCGTCCGCTCTCGAGAGCGGGACGGTGCGTTCGTTCCGTTTTCGTACGCGCGATCGGGCTGTCTCGAGTCCGTCTGTACGAGCGTCTCGAAGGCCGTGTTCGCGAAGTCGAGAACGTGACCGGTCGAGAGGTAGGGATGATCCGTCGCCGCGGCGAACACCAGTTCCGCCAGTTCGGACTCGGACCGGCCCGTCGCGACGGCGGTCCGAAGACAGCGTTCGGCACCGTCCGCGTCTCGCACCTCGACGCAGTCGCGGAACCACGATTTCAGGCGATCGAACGCGATCTCGTCCGTCGAGAACGAGAGCTGATCGAAGCGGGGTGGCTCACCGGCCGCGTCGTCCGCGACGTGGCGGACGCCGGTGTACAGCGCCCGCTTTCGATCCTCGGTCTCGAGATCTTCGAGTACGTTTGCCATACAGCCGAGGATCGTCAGCCCGGATCCCCACCCCGACTCTCGGTACCGGGTTCCGAACTCGAGGGCCGTCGCGACCGGTTCCGAGTAGTCGACGCCCGCATCGATCAGCCCGATCGTCGACTTGGCGACGACGAGCCGGAGGTTTTCCTCGAGGCCGGCCTCGAGACGCTCGGCCCAGTGTTCGTCGGGCGGTAACGCACGGGGCGGGTTCGGGTCGACGTAGACCGTTCCGTCGCGGACGGAGACCGGGTACGTCGGGACGTCGTCGGCCCACGGATCGAAGGTGTCCCCACAGGAGAGTTCGAACCGGGCGTGGTGCCAGTGACAGGTGAGAATCCCGTCGTCGACGGTTCCTTCGACGAGCGGAAAGCCCATGTGCGGACACCGGTTGTTCACCGCGCGAACGTCGCCCTCGTGGGAGAAGAGGGCGATCGGCGTTCCGTCGACGCTCACCAGCTTTCGACCCTCCGCGTCGAGTTCCTCGAGCGAGGCGACCGCTCGAGCATCGTCCGATATTGTCATACGATACCCAACGACTCACACCCGTGTAAGCGTTGTCCGCGCGCCCCGCTCGGCGTCGACGGAGGTGGCGCCGACTGTCCTCGAGGCGGCTTCCGAATAGCACACTTTTGGCGATCCCGCCGAATGTAGCAGTATGGAACCAACGACGCTCGTCAGGCAGTACTACGACGCCCTCGACGATCACGAGTACGAGGCGCTCGAGGAGGTACTCTCCACCGGGTTCGTCCAGCACCGGCCCGACAGAACGTTCGAGGGCCGCGAGACGTTCGTCCGGTTCATGCGCGACGAGCGGCCGAACCCCAATACGGAGCACGAACTCGATGCGATCGTCGACGACGGCGATCAGGTCGCCGTCCGCGGCCGTCTGATCGAATCGGGAACGACCCTGTTCGCGTTCGCTGACTTCTTCGACCTCTCGGACGGGCGGATCGTTCGACTGGAGACGTACTCGCGGTAAGTGTCGATTCGACCTGCGCTTTCACCGACTGAACGGTTCACGGGTAGTGGATCAAACGACAAGGTATTTGCAGTACGACTTCGACGCGCCCGTATGGTCCACTGCCCCGAATGCGAGGCGACCCTCGAGGAGAAGACCGACGTGGAATTCGTCGAGATGGACGCAACGACCGGGTTCTTTTCGGCCTCCAAACGCTTCTACCTGGTCGCGTGCAACGAGTGTGGCGCGGCGATCGGCAGCGGCGTCGCCGGGGCGAAAGCCTGAGGCTGTTTCGTCCGCAACGGTAACTACTTACAGTAGACCGTCTCAGGCCGAACAGTTGTTCGGGCCGAGCTCCAGTTCGACGCGGTCCTCGGGTGCTAGCTCGAGTGTCCCCCGGTTGTACTCGATGATCTCCTCGTAGTTGGCGGGCTTCTCGCCGGCGTCGGCCATCCGGTCGACGAACGCGTCCTCGTCCAGATCGAGCAGTTCGATCCCGGTTCGTGCCTCGCGGATCGTCGTCGTGATCGCCTCGCCGGGCCTGCCGTGGGCGAACTCGCCGTCGGCGGTCACGGTGACGTGTCCCGGCAGGACGACGACTCCCTCCGGTTCGGCAAGGACGGTTCGGTGTAGCGCCTCGTAGAGCATGCGGGCACCCTCTTTTCCTTCGTCCTCGCTGAACTCGAGTTCCGTTCGTCCGGTCGAGTCGACGTGGAGCGTGTCGGCGGTTACGAGCGCTCGGTCGTCGAGGAGCAGCGAGATCATCTCGCTCGTGTGGCCGGGCGTTTCGAGGGCTTTGAGTTCTCGGTCACCGACGGCGAGCACCTCGTTTCGCTCGAGCGGCGTGAACTCGTATTCCACGCCCCGGGCAATCGCGCGCTCGCTCAGGTAGTAGGGGACACTGAGTCGCTCCGCGAGGTCACGACCGCCGGAGATGTGATCCGCGTGAACGTGGGTGTCGATCACGCCGACGATCGAGAGATCGGCCCGGGTCGCCGCGATCTCGTACTCGTCGACGTCCGCCGTCGGATCGACGACGACCGCGTCGCCGGTCGCTGGACAGCCGATGAGATAGCCGAAACACCCCTTCGCACGCCGCTGGATCTGAACGATGGTCAGCCCGTCGCCGGCGTCGACCTCGACGTGATCGTAGACGCCGCTCCAGCCTTTCATCCCTCCATCGACGGCCTGAACCTCGTATGCGTCCGTCGCCGACTCGAGTTGCGTCGCGAGATTCCCGGAGGAGATCCCCTTCGCACAGATGGTGAGCACCCGGTCGGCGTCTCCGACCGCTCGCTCGAACTCCTCGAGACGTCCGTCGAGATTCTCCTCTGGACCGAACGGGAAGTGAATCGCACCGGAGACGTGCCAGGCTTCGAAGCTATCCTCGGGCCGGGTATCGACGAGGGCGAACTCGGTCTCTTCGTCCTGCAGTTCCGCGAGTCGATCGGGCGAGAGCGTGGTGACCATGGTCGACGCTACGCGTGCGATCGACGTAAAGTATCTGCGAGCGACGGACGACCGATTCCTGGAAAATGAGAACTATGATCCGAGTACTTGTTTATAGACTGCAAACGAATACCCGTAAGAGGTGACTGATGATGGAAACAACCCCGGTAAACCAGTTGGAAAGTCGCGTTGGTGGCATCACACTCGAGGGGGAGCCCCACGCGCTCAGTGCGTGGTTCGTCGTTGCACTGCGGCTCACGATGGGTCTTGCGTTCCTCGGTGCCGGAGTCGGGAAGCTCTCGGTCGTCGCGGGCCAGCCCTTCGACGCGGGCGGATATCTGATGGGTGCAAGCGGACCCGCAGCCGGGCTGTTCGGGGCGATGGCCACCAACCCGGCGCTGATGGAGGTCGTCAACGTCGTCGTTCCGGCGACGCAGATTCTGATCGGTCTCGCGCTGGTGGCCGGCGCGTTCGTCAGACTGGCCGCCCTCGGCGGCGCGATGCAGATGGCGATGTTCTACCTCGCAAGCTGGGACGTCGCCGGCCCGCTCGGATTCGTCAACAGCGATCTCGTCTACCTGATGGTGTTCCTCGCGATCGCGGCCTTCGGAGCCGGCCGAATCCTCGGTCTCGACCGCGTGATCGAAACCCTCGAGGTCGGAGGCGAACCGCTGCTCGAGCGCGTCCCGGCGCTCCGATACGTCCTCGGCTAACCACCGCCACGAGCCTCCCCCTTCGGGGCATCTGACCGCCTCGAGCGGAGTCAACGCTCTCGAGGATCGTCGTAGCAGGCTGGCTCGGCCATAGCATGACCGATGTCTCGCGTTGACGGTGTCCGTCGTCGACACGCAACCACTACGTACCACCACCTCGAATCCGCACTCGAGCAATGTCATCGATTCGCCGTCTCCTGAAGGGACTCTTCGCGAGCGTCGTCGGAATCGTCGTCATCGGCCTCCTCGCGACGGTCGTCTTCGCTGTTACCATCTTCGTCGTCTCGACCGGCGCGAGCCTCGCGGGCTACGAGCCGAGTGCGGATTACGTCGTTATCGCGGCGGCGCTCATCGTCGTCTCCGTTATTCTCACCGGCGGGTTCACGCCGCGACTGTCGGGGAGAAGCGACGACGAGGACGGTGACCGCTTCGACGATCGGACGTTCAACTGAAACCGTGAGGTGTTCGATCGACAGCACCGCACGGCCGCCGTCCATCGTCGGTCCAATCCTCGTTCTTCGCGCTAGTATCGTGATCGGTTCATCGTTCTCCGCGTCTGGTGTCGCTTTCGCTCGCGCTAGCCGATAGGTTCGTTTAACTGAGATGATCGCGTACGGTCGGTATGGCCCTTTCAGATTCCGTCTCCGCCGTCGTCGCCGTGCTCCGTCGACGCCCGGGCGACCTCCTCCCGATGTACCTCCTCGGTGCAGCGATCCCGGCAATCGTTCGTGTTATTCCGTTTGTCGGCGTCCTCGTCGGCTATCTGTACCTCGAGTCGACCGGTCGGCTCGAGGGAATCCCCGAACAGCTTGCCGACCTCGATACGACGCCGCCCGATCCCGACGCCAGCGAGGAAGCGTTCGAGGCCTGGATGAGCCAGTTCCAGCCGATCGTCGAACAGGTGGTGACGCTCCCGCTGGTGTTGCTCGTCGCCGCGACCGCAATCGCGAGCGTCGCCGTCCTGTTGCTCCTCTACGTCGTCATCGCCGCCGGACAGATCGCGGCCTGTGCAGCCCGATTGCGCGACGAGCGGGGAACGACGGCGGGGATCGCCGGCATCCGGCGATACTGGCTTCGCTTCCTCGGGCTGGCGGTCCTCGAGTTCCTGGTGTGGGCTGCGATCCTAATGGCGGTCGGGACCGCGACGATACTGTTCATCGGCGTCCTGGCGCTTGCAGCACCGGTGGTCGGATTGCTCGTTGGACTCCTTTCGATCCTCGTTCTGATCGGAATACTCGCCGCCGTCCGCGCGCTGTTTGCGTTCGCGCCGGTGGCGGTCGTCGTCGACGACGCCGGCGTGTTCGGCTCGCTCTCGAAGACCGTGGGGTTCATCAGGCGACGGCCGATCGAAGCCGGCTTCTACTATGCGATCTCGGTCGGAACCGTCCTCGCGATTTCGGTCGTCTCGAGTTTCCTCGTAATCGTCGAGGTCGTCGCGTTCACCTCTCTCCTTACCGTACTGGTTGTGCTTCCGGCCCTCGACCTACTGAAGACGGCGCTGTACGCGAACTACCGTGATCGGTTGCGTGCACCCGCCCAGCCCGAGCGGTCGGTCCGGACACAGTTCCGGGACGGAATCCGCCGCGGCTGGTCCGAGATGATCGGATTCGTTCGCGACACTCCCGGAACTCACGCTCTGGTCGTCGCCCTCGCAGTCGGCTCGTTTTGGGTCGGCTGGGAGCTCGCGGGGCCGTACGCGGGGATCGTCGACGCGTCGATTTCCGCCCGCCTCGAGGGTCACATCCCGCCGGCTGCCGCCCTCGAGTTCTTCGGGAACAACTGGCTGGTGGCGATCACGACCGCCTACGCGGGCGTCGCGCTTGCCCTCCCGGCGATCGCGTCGCTGCTGTTCAACGGCGTGATGATGGGCGCACTTTCGCGGCTCGAGGTCGATCCAGTGGAGCTGCTCACGTTCGTGATTCCGCACGGGATCTTCGAGATCCCGGCGATCTTCGTCGCGAGCGCGCTCGGACTGTGGCTCGGCGTCGTCGGCTGGCGTGCGTTCCGCGGCCGAATCGACCGGCCGACGTTCGCCGATGCACTCGAGCGTGCGTTCTGGGTTCTCGTCGGAATCGGCATTCTGCTCGCGATCGCCGGGTTCGTCGAGGGATTCGTCAGCCCGTACTACGCCCACATCTTGCTGTAGCGTCGCTCGATCGTTCGCACGAGACCGGTCACACGTCTCCGGCGCTGGGGCGGGTTCGGCCTCGGCGTTCGATCAGTCCCCTGAGGAGGGACGGTACCGTCGACTCACGACCTTCCAGCGGCCCCGACGGAACAGCCAGTAGTTGATCCCGCCGGGAACGTACGTCTCGAGCAGGAGTGCGAGATAGAGCGCGGCGACCCCGAGCGGAGTCACGAGACCGAGCGCTGCAGCGGGTAGTGCGAACACGTAGCGTCCGATCAGCGAGGCCAGAAACGGGAGGCGCGTATCGCCCGCGCCGAGCAGGGCACCTGCTGCGGTGCCGTCGATCCCCATTCCGACCGCGCTGATCGCCCCGATTGCGACGAAGACGCCGGCCTGTGCGACCTCGTTCGGATCGGAGACGAACACGGACGCGATCGGCTCCGAGAAGACGATAACCACGATGGCCAGTGCGCTGTAGACGACGACCGAGAGGCGGATGATCCCGGCTCCGTACGCTCCCGCTTCGTCTTCTTCGCCTGCGCCGAGATGCTGGCCGACGAGCGAACTCGATGCTAGTGAGAGTCCCCAGTTGACGCTGTTGGAGAGGTCGCGAACCCGGCGACCGACTTCGATCGCCGTGACGATCACCGGTCCGAACGACGCGGCGATCCACAACAGCGGGAAGACGACGACACCCTGTGCGAGGCGACGACCGATCTCCGGCAACGAGATCTCGACGAGTTGGCGAATCACCGCCGGCTCGAGGCTCAGGCTGGAGCGGCTGATCGGAACGGGGCTGGGTTTCATTCCGAGGCCGCCGTAGGATCGCCCGATCATCCCCCACGCGAGAATCACGGTCACGATTCCGGTCGAGACGCTCGTTCCGATCGCCGCGCCGGCGACGCCGAGTCCGAATCCGAAGATGAGGATCCCGCTCAGAACGATGTTGAGAAACGCGCCGCCGGCGCGCACGACCATCTCCGTGAACGTGTCTCCGACGGCCGTGTAGGTTCGGCTGGCGATCAGGTTGAGCATCTCGAAGACGACGGCGGGAGCGACGAACACGAGGTAGGTGCTCCCGTGTCCGAGCGACGTGGGATCGGCTCCGAGCAATCCGATGAACGAATCTGCGAACGTAAGAAACACCAGCATAATCGGAACCGCGAACGCCACCGTGAGGAACACGCTCTGTGTGACCACGACCGATGCGCGCTCGGCGTCGTCACCGCCGTAGTTCTGCGAGACCAGGCTCACGGTGCCGCCCGCGAGTCCGAGTCCGAGCATCGTCACGGTTCCCCAGTACGCGAGCGCGAAGGCGAGTCCCGCGGTTCCAGCCGTTCCGACTGCGAGGCCGACCATCGCGAGGTCCGCAGTCTGTTTGGACGTGATCGCGAACCCGGTGATGATCCGGGGCCACGCGAGGTTCATCGTCGGACGGAACCGCTCGGCGTCGATGATCCCGAATCGCTCGAGTACTCTCGCGAGAGACGCCACTGCAGCCGCCTGCCAGCCGGTCATTGTCCGTTCTTTCGCGACCGGACCCTTGCGTCTGTCGTTTGGATCGCGAGCGAGCGTGGCCCGACGCCACTCGAGTTACGGACGAAGCCGCGAGAGCATCGCTTTCAGGTGGGCGGGCGAGGCGAGCGAG
Proteins encoded:
- a CDS encoding stage II sporulation protein M, whose translation is MALSDSVSAVVAVLRRRPGDLLPMYLLGAAIPAIVRVIPFVGVLVGYLYLESTGRLEGIPEQLADLDTTPPDPDASEEAFEAWMSQFQPIVEQVVTLPLVLLVAATAIASVAVLLLLYVVIAAGQIAACAARLRDERGTTAGIAGIRRYWLRFLGLAVLEFLVWAAILMAVGTATILFIGVLALAAPVVGLLVGLLSILVLIGILAAVRALFAFAPVAVVVDDAGVFGSLSKTVGFIRRRPIEAGFYYAISVGTVLAISVVSSFLVIVEVVAFTSLLTVLVVLPALDLLKTALYANYRDRLRAPAQPERSVRTQFRDGIRRGWSEMIGFVRDTPGTHALVVALAVGSFWVGWELAGPYAGIVDASISARLEGHIPPAAALEFFGNNWLVAITTAYAGVALALPAIASLLFNGVMMGALSRLEVDPVELLTFVIPHGIFEIPAIFVASALGLWLGVVGWRAFRGRIDRPTFADALERAFWVLVGIGILLAIAGFVEGFVSPYYAHILL
- a CDS encoding MATE family efflux transporter → MTGWQAAAVASLARVLERFGIIDAERFRPTMNLAWPRIITGFAITSKQTADLAMVGLAVGTAGTAGLAFALAYWGTVTMLGLGLAGGTVSLVSQNYGGDDAERASVVVTQSVFLTVAFAVPIMLVFLTFADSFIGLLGADPTSLGHGSTYLVFVAPAVVFEMLNLIASRTYTAVGDTFTEMVVRAGGAFLNIVLSGILIFGFGLGVAGAAIGTSVSTGIVTVILAWGMIGRSYGGLGMKPSPVPISRSSLSLEPAVIRQLVEISLPEIGRRLAQGVVVFPLLWIAASFGPVIVTAIEVGRRVRDLSNSVNWGLSLASSSLVGQHLGAGEEDEAGAYGAGIIRLSVVVYSALAIVVIVFSEPIASVFVSDPNEVAQAGVFVAIGAISAVGMGIDGTAAGALLGAGDTRLPFLASLIGRYVFALPAAALGLVTPLGVAALYLALLLETYVPGGINYWLFRRGRWKVVSRRYRPSSGD